One window from the genome of Hippopotamus amphibius kiboko isolate mHipAmp2 chromosome 13, mHipAmp2.hap2, whole genome shotgun sequence encodes:
- the KLF15 gene encoding Krueppel-like factor 15, producing MVDHLLPVDETFPSPKCPVGHLGDRLAGGRTSHTLPSPLSEDDSDASSLCSCASPDSHTLCSCYGGGPGAEGQDSILDFLLSQATLGGGGGSVGARGGPVAWGTWRKAPAPVKGEHVCFPAFPVGDPDDVPRPFQPTLEEIEEFLEENMEPGVKAAPESSSKDSEACGQLSAGLHRSHLPPGAGGRERCAALPGASAGGSEGLGGGPAPDGPIPVLLQIQPVQVKQESGSEPASPGQAPESVRVAQLLVNIQGQTFTLVPQVVPSSSLNLPPKFVRIAPVPIAAKPIGSGPLGPGSAGLLMGQKFPKNPAAELIKMHKCTFPGCSKMYTKSSHLKAHLRRHTGEKPFACTWPGCGWRFSRSDELSRHRRSHSGVKPYQCPVCEKKFARSDHLSKHIKVHRFPRSSRAPRP from the exons ATGGTGGACCATTTGCTTCCGGTGGACGAGACCTTCCCGTCGCCGAAGTGCCCTGTTGGCCATCTGGGAGACCGGCTGGCCGGCGGGCGGACGTCCCACACGCTGCCCTCGCCCCTCTCGGAGGACGACAGCGACGCCTCCAGCCTCTGCTCTTGTGCCAGCCCTGACTCGCACACCCTCTGCTCCTGCTACGGCGGCGGCCCAGGGGCCGAGGGCCAGGACAGCATCTTGGACTTCCTGCTGTCCCAGGCCACactgggcggcggcggcggcagcgttGGGGCTCGCGGCGGCCCCGTGGCCTGGGGGACCTGGCGGAAAGCACCGGCACCTGTGAAGGGGGAGCACGTCTGCTTCCCCGCGTTCCCTGTGGGTGACCCCGATGACGTCCCGAGGCCCTTCCAGCCCACCCTGGAGGAGATCGAAGAGTTTCTGGAGGAGAACATGGAGCCAGGGGTGAAGGCGGCCCCAGAAAGCAGCAGCAAGGACTCGGAGGCCTGCGGCCAGCTCTCCGCCGGGCTCCACAGGAGCCACCTCCCTCCTGGGGCCGGCGGGAGGGAGCGCTGTGCCGCCCTGCCGGGTGCCAGTGCTGGCGGCAGCGAGGGCCTGGGTGGGGGTCCCGCCCCCGACGGCCCCATCCCCGTGCTGCTGCAGATCCAGCCGGTGCAGGTGAAGCAGGAGTCCGGCTCTGAGCCCGCCTCCCCCGGGCAGGCCCCCGAGAGCGTCAGGGTGGCCCAGCTCCTGGTCAACATCCAAGGGCAGACCTTCACGCTCGTGCCTCAGGTGGTGCCCTCCTCCAGCTTGAACCTGCCCCCCAAGTTCGTGCGCATCGCCCCCGTGCCCATCGCCGCCAAGCCCATTGGGTCGGGACCGCTGGGGCCCGGCTCCGCCGGCCTCCTCATGGGCCAGAAGTTCCCCAAGAACCCGGCGGCAGAACTCATCAAAATGCACAAGTGCACTTTCCCAGGCTGCAGCAAGATGTACACCAAAAGCAGCCACCTCAAGGCCCACCTGCGCCGGCACACGGGCGAGAAGCCCTTCGCCTGCACCTGGCCGGGCTGCGGCTGGAG GTTCTCACGCTCGGACGAGCTGTCCCGGCACCGGCGCTCGCACTCGGGCGTGAAGCCCTACCAGTGCCCCGTGTGCGAGAAGAAGTTCGCGCGCAGCGACCACCTGTCCAAGCACATCAAGGTGCACCGCTTCCCCCGCAGCAGCCGTGCGCCGCGGCCCtga